A single window of Nicotiana sylvestris chromosome 3, ASM39365v2, whole genome shotgun sequence DNA harbors:
- the LOC138887654 gene encoding uncharacterized protein, which translates to MKAQALADHLAENPVDDEYQPLNIYFPDEEVNSVKVILEDTNAWKMFFDGAVNAKGVGIGAILISPTGQHYPAIARLLFFCTNNIADYKACIVGMNMEIDQDVEELLIMGDSDLIIQQA; encoded by the coding sequence ATGAAAGCTCAAGCTTTAGCGGATCACTTAGCGGAAAatcctgttgatgatgaatatcagcctTTGAATATTTACTTTCCGGAcgaggaagtaaattcagttAAGGTAATTTtagaagacaccaatgcttggaaaatgttcttcgatggagctgtgaatgcaaaaggtgtcgggattggggcgatcttgatctcacccactggtcagcactatccggcCATAGCCCGACTTCTGTttttctgcaccaacaacattGCCGATTATAAAGCCTGCATTGTAGGTATGAACATGGAAATTGACCAagatgtggaagaattgttaattATGGGAGATTCAGACTTGATTATCCAACAAGcttag